The Leucobacter chromiiresistens genome has a window encoding:
- the tgt gene encoding tRNA guanosine(34) transglycosylase Tgt, with product MNDPAAPSTPPSPADFGFQVEHRLSSGGFTGSNGEPLGRTGTISTPHGDIQTPAFIPVGTKATVKSLLPATVRELGGQAVLANAYHLFLQPGSDLIDEAGGLGAFMNWDGPTFTDSGGFQVMSLGVGFKKVISMAESAHSGSEVIAKTKERLAHVDEDGVTFKSFLNGDKHRFTPEVSMRIQHELGADIVFAFDECTTLLNTREYQEDSVARTERWAVRCLDEHARQTAARTHRPYQALFGVVQGAQYEDLRRSAAAGLAGLRGAEATGQEFDGFGIGGALEKRDLGTIVGWVSDELPDAKPRHLLGISEPDDLFAAIAAGADTFDCVAPSRQARGGSMYSPTGRINAKAATQRRRFEPLDAECDCFTCENYTAAYLHHLFKAKEMLASTLATIHNERYIVRLVDRIRASIVDGTFAELREEVLGRQYGAEFAREAAQSAIAPAGDRS from the coding sequence GTGAATGATCCCGCTGCGCCGTCCACCCCGCCCTCCCCCGCCGACTTCGGCTTCCAGGTCGAGCACCGACTCTCCTCCGGGGGCTTCACCGGCTCGAACGGCGAGCCACTCGGTCGCACGGGCACCATCAGCACGCCCCACGGAGACATCCAGACTCCCGCCTTCATCCCGGTGGGCACGAAGGCGACGGTGAAGTCGCTGCTGCCGGCGACGGTGCGCGAGCTCGGCGGGCAGGCGGTACTCGCGAACGCCTACCACCTGTTCCTGCAGCCGGGCAGCGATCTCATCGACGAGGCAGGCGGTCTCGGCGCGTTCATGAACTGGGACGGCCCGACGTTCACCGACTCCGGCGGCTTCCAGGTCATGTCGCTCGGCGTCGGCTTCAAGAAGGTCATCTCGATGGCCGAGTCCGCGCACTCCGGATCGGAGGTCATCGCGAAGACCAAGGAGCGGCTCGCCCACGTCGATGAGGACGGCGTCACGTTCAAGTCGTTCCTGAACGGCGACAAGCACCGGTTCACCCCCGAGGTCTCCATGCGCATCCAGCACGAGCTGGGCGCCGACATCGTGTTCGCCTTCGACGAGTGCACGACGCTGCTCAACACCCGCGAGTACCAGGAGGATTCGGTCGCCCGCACGGAGCGCTGGGCGGTGCGGTGCCTCGACGAGCATGCGCGCCAGACCGCAGCGCGAACGCACCGGCCGTACCAGGCGCTGTTCGGCGTCGTCCAGGGCGCGCAGTACGAAGACCTGCGGCGCAGCGCCGCCGCCGGGCTCGCGGGACTGCGCGGCGCCGAGGCGACGGGGCAGGAGTTCGACGGCTTCGGCATCGGCGGCGCCCTCGAGAAGCGCGACCTCGGCACGATCGTCGGCTGGGTCTCCGACGAGCTCCCCGACGCCAAGCCGCGACATCTGCTCGGCATCTCGGAGCCCGACGACCTGTTCGCGGCGATCGCCGCCGGCGCCGACACGTTCGACTGCGTGGCGCCGTCGCGGCAGGCCCGCGGCGGCTCGATGTACTCGCCGACCGGGCGCATCAATGCGAAGGCGGCCACCCAGCGCCGCCGCTTCGAGCCCCTCGACGCCGAGTGCGACTGCTTCACGTGCGAGAACTACACCGCCGCCTACCTGCACCACCTCTTCAAGGCGAAGGAGATGCTCGCCTCGACGCTCGCGACGATCCACAACGAGCGCTACATCGTGCGCCTGGTCGACCGCATCAGGGCGAGCATCGTCGACGGCACCTTCGCGGAACTGCGCGAAGAGGTGCTCGGCCGCCAGTACGGCGCCGAGTTCGCGCGCGAGGCTGCGCAGAGCGCGATCGCGCCGGCGGGCGACCGGTCGTAG